The DNA window GCAATATTTACGACCTGCAGGCGATAATGGGGCATACCACACTGGAAATGGCTAAGAGGTATCTTCATATCACGAGCCGCGACATTAGAGACGCGATGCGGAAAGCATCACCCCTGAACGTGGTGCTGCCTCAAAGGACGAATATGCGGAAGCTCAGAAAATAGGGGAGTATTCATGTTGGAACTTGTCTGTATCAGACTAATGTGTTATGCATGTTGAATACCTCATGCAACAAGGAAGAAGAGGCTCCCTAGTAATTCGGGAGTCTCTCCTTTTCTGGCCTTTGCCCCATTTAAGGGATTGGGCGGGAATTCCCCTATGGGTCAAGCCCAAGAGTCTACCCTATTCATCTGCCTGTGAAAGCCATTGATCTACAGGCTCAGACTCGAAGATTTCCTCAATTTCGCTCGTGGGATATAGATTTAACTCAACTAGGCACCGTTTGATAGCTTTCCCGAAAATCCTCTTTGCAATTATGAGATGTGATCTATCTCCCATGTAGGTAAGTCTGCTTGGGTCCGGGGTCCTTCCATGGACGATATCGTTCCGGAGGTTATAGAGGTCATAAGCCCACCACTCAACAAGGCTTCGAGTCATTTCTCTTTCCGTCTTTCCTCTGCAGTCCTGGACTGTAATCTTTCGCGTCTCATTGATTGGCGCTGGGTCTCGGACAATCTCCTTCACCTTACTCATGAATTCAAACTTGTTGTCAAAATCAAACAGAGACTCAAAGGCTATCACCAGACACACAATTCTTGACCAATCACTGACCATCTCATTTCGGGTCCACGCGCGACAGAACCATTCAAGTGCAGTAAAAATCCTTTGAATCTTGTCCTCCTTACTGTCGACTAGTCTTCCCAATCCAGACGAGAATTCATTACCACAAAACGGAACAAGCGGTTCATACGCAGAGTATGGCTTGAGGAACTTCACCATGTCGACCGACGAAAAGTGCGAATCCTCGATAGTTATACCTGAATGGCCGGGAGAATAGTTTTGAAAATAGACGACCCAAGTATCTGTTGAAACCCTTTCCCACGGGTCATCCATAATCGCTGAGAAAGCTACTGCCCGCGCTACTCTTAAAACGTTTTCGATATCGTCTACATTTAAACCTTGTCTCGGTGATATTACTGACAGACTCTCGCAGACGACCTCCTGCAATCCAGGTCCTAGCTTTGTGTAGAGATAGCGGGAGAAGTATCTTTCAAGTGTAGTCCTTACTAAGGGATCAGTCACATACTTGTCTCGCAGAGACCAAAAATTCCATATTCGGTAATTGCCAACAAGAAGTTCGCTGCCTAGAGATGCCCATGGCATAAACGCAATAGTACAACTGTCTTGTTTCATACTATCTCGCCTCGTATACTCTGGCCTGCATATTCTGGCTGAAATCATAATAAACCCCAGGGAATATGACTGGGCGGCAAAGCCCGCTTGCTCTTAAGTTGCATTTCCTGTTTATTCCTGGTTGCCATTGAATATTGTCATCTAGCAGGCAAAAGAGACTCCCGAATTACCAGGGAGTCTCTTCCTTTTCTACCCTTTGCTATCCCTTTGGGCGGCAATTGGGCGGCAGAAAAGGCAGGCTGAAAGTCTGGTGAGTCATTTGGAGGCAATTTTGCCTACCGCAGCCAGTATCTTCTCACGTTGAAATGGCTTTCTCACAAAGTCTCTCGCACCATTCTTGATAACGTCTATCACTATTGATTCCTGGCCAAGGGCACTACGCATGAGGATGTTGGCTTTGGGCATTCCTCAAGTGCAACCCCAATCTCTATAGGGCCGTATTGGGTAACCAAGGGTATCACAAGCCTTTTGAGGTTTACCGTGGATATTACGGCATCTTTGCCTCGGACAATAGTAGGAGGCGTTATTTTGACTATGTAACCCAATCTTTCAAGTTCCGAGCCTGCCAAACCGGTAATGACATTGCCGAGCTCGCCTATTCCACTTTCTGCGAGACTATCGAATTCCTCTACCGATTGGCCTAGCATGACCTCTATGAGGCTTCTAGCCGTTCCTTCGTTCATACTATACATGACAATACCTCTCAGCTGTCCCGTCACACCTATCAGAACTGTAATGTCGTGGCCGGTGAAGCGTGATTCCTGGAGTGCAAGACGTCCTCTCTCAATCTTGGCGCCGACTTCGGTTTCGAGAACCTGGTAAGCTGCACTTACAAACGGATTTATAAATTGGGCCTTCACGACCATTATGCTCCTTTCTCAGGATGGCTTGCTTGAAGCAGATTGCCAAGATCTAAGGCGGTCTTATCCTTGGAGGGCAAATCTGCCTACTGCAGCCAGTATTTTGTCAGGTTGGAATGGCTTTACCACAAAGTCTCTCGCACCATTCTTGATAGCTTCTATCACTATTGATTCCTGTCCAAGCGCACTGCACATGACAATCTTGGCTTTGGGATCTAAGGAAATGATTTCTTTTAATGCTGTCAAACCATCCATCACGGGCATAGTAATATCAAGAAGCACCACGTCAGGTTTCTCTTCTAAGTATTTCTGGATTGCCTCCTGACCGTTTGATGCTTCTATTACCGTATAGTCCTTGCCCTTCAGGAGGTTCGCAACCCTAAGCCGCATAAAGGCTGCGTCATCCACGATCAACACCTTGCCCATATCCTCTTTCACTCCTTTGGAAGTTGTCATTTTGGAAGTAGCTGTCGTTTGTCGCTATAATCGTTTCTACGTTCTTCTTTTTATCACAATTTCTACCCTGCGATTTAACTGCCTCCAGTGGGGGTCTGTGTTGGGATATTCAGGCCTATATTCCGCGCACCCTACGATTTCAAACCTCCAGGGTTTAAGTCCGCAGTTGTTAATGAAATACCTTACTACAGCCCCGGCACGGGCTGCGGAAAGCTCCCAGTTAGAGGGGTAAAGTATGGTATTTATGGGCAGGTCATCTGTATGTCCCTCCACCCTCAAATCCCTATCGGGAATCTCCCTTAAAACCGCGGCGATCTTCTGTAGAACAGGAAGGGCTTCTGGCCGCAGTTCGCTCTTTCCCAAGTCAAAGAAGACCTGTTCCTTAAGCCTTATCATAATCCCGCGCTTTTCGGAGGAGACAGTTACCTTTCCTGCTAGGCCTTCTCTCTGTATCAAATTGCGGAGTTTATTGTAGAGCTCCTCATCAGATATGCCCGGAGGTGCCTTGGTATTGTCAAGAATCTGTGGGACTATCACTGGCTCAACGGACGTGATTGCCAATGTCCTCCTAAACGATGCCAGGGCCTGCTGAAATCTCTTAAGGTCTACCCTAGAGTAGCTATAAAGAAGTACAAAGAACGTTAGAAGGAGGGTTACCATGTCTGCATATGTCAAGAGCCATTCAGGCGATTCTTCATTTCTTTTCTTGGAACCGAACAGAGTTTTTATAGCCAAATCTGTTTACCTCCTGCATCTCAGATAGCTGCTGCTTCGCCTGAGATATCCGGTTGAGCTTCGCCTTCTTTCTGAGGTCGCTGGCTGATTATGCTTTCCGACCCCTCATTTCGCTTTTTGGGTGAGAGGAACCGGTATAACTTTTCCCTTATCAGCCTGGGGGAATCTTCCTTCCAGATCGCCAGCAAACCCTCCAGCATGAGGATTTTTACAAACATTTCTTGCTCGCTTCTTAATTCAAGTTTTCCGGCAAGCGGATTGCAGATGAGATTTGCCCACAGGGACCCGTAAAGGCTTGTAAGCAGAGCCACGGCCATTCCCGGTCCGATCTTGTCCGGGCTGTCAAGGCTTCTCAGCATTTGAATCAACCCTATCAGGGTTCCTATCATTCCAAATGCCGGTGCCAGAGAGGCCATTGTTCTCAGAATTCGCTGTCCCAGGGCATGTCTTGATTCAAGGGATGCAAGCTCTATTTCCAACATCTGTTTTATGGTATCATGGTCATGACCATCGACAATCAGTTCAATTCCCTTAGCTAAGAACTCATCTTTTATGGTGAGTTCAGCGGACTCAAGTGCCAGGACTCCATCCTTTCGGGCCACCTCTGAAAGTCTTACCATCTCTTCGATTACATCTTGTATCTTAGGGAGCCTTACGATGAAGGCGTTTTTTACGACAGAAAGTAGTCCCAGAATATCAGAAATTGAATAGTTGATTAAGACTCCTGCAAAAGTGCCGCCCATTGTTATCAAAAGGGAGGGCAGGTCAAGGAAGATTTTAACGGAACCGCCCATGGTAATCGCGGCTAATATCAAGATTACCCCTGATATGAGGCCTATGATCGAAGCCGGGTCCATCAATAATCGCTTCCCTTCCGCAAGTTAAACAGGCTTTTAACATAGATCCCTAAGCTGCGGGTGCGGCGCGCTTTGAAGCCATCGAAAGGAGCTCCGAGGTTTCAAGTACGAGGATAACCTGGCCATTACCCAAGATCGTCGCTCCCGCAATTCCTTCAATGTGTCCAAGCTCTTCGCTAAAATTCTTGAGAACAACGTTTTCTACGGTCTTTACCTTGTCTACTACCAACCCTATCTTGCGGTTCATATGATGGAATACAAGAATATTGCCGCTATCGAGGTTTCGCGTCGGAATGCTAATAAGCAATTCTTCCAGTCTGATAAGGGGCAGAGATTCTCCCCTAAAAACCATAGCTTCACCATGCATCACCCGTTGTATCTGTAGAGGATTATACGGAAGTATCTCCAGGATGTCCTGAAGAGGAACAGCATATGTCTGCCCGCCGGCTTCCACCAATAGGGCATCCAAAATTGAGGCGGTAAGCGGCAACCGGAGATGAAACGTAGTGCCCTGTCCCGGTTCTGTCTTTACCTTCACAGTGCCTCGAACCTGTGAGAGGTTATTTTTTACAATATCGAGACCAACCCCTCTTCCCGATATGTCGCTTATTTCCTCGGCTGTGGAGAATCCGGGAGTAAATATCAGCTCCAGAAGCTTTTCCTCATTCATTAGTTCAGGTTTATAGCCGAGAGCCTCAGCCTTGGCACTTATTTTACTGACATCTATGCCGCGGCCATCGTCTTCTACAAATATGTTTAGGTAACTCCCTTCTAATTCGCAGGCCAAACGAATCCTGCCCTTTTTAGGTTTCCCAAAGCGTAACCGGTCCTCAGGATATTCCAGACCATGATCTATGGCATTTCGCACTAAGTGGATAAGAGGATCGGAGAGCACCTCCAGAATATGCTTATCCACTTCCATATTTCCCCCTTCGACAAGCAACTCTGCTTCCTTTTTCAACGTTATGCATAAATCTCGGACCAGACGATGGAAACGTACAAATAATGTGCTGACTGGCACGAGGCGCATTTTGAAAACCTCATGCTGAAGCTCATCTGTAAGGCGGGATAATTGCTTTAGAACTTCTCTAGATGTGTTGATATCGGTTCCACTC is part of the Bacillota bacterium genome and encodes:
- a CDS encoding chemotaxis protein CheX; the protein is MKAQFINPFVSAAYQVLETEVGAKIERGRLALQESRFTGHDITVLIGVTGQLRGIVMYSMNEGTARSLIEVMLGQSVEEFDSLAESGIGELGNVITGLAGSELERLGYIVKITPPTIVRGKDAVISTVNLKRLVIPLVTQYGPIEIGVALEECPKPTSSCVVPLARNQ
- a CDS encoding response regulator, with the translated sequence MGKVLIVDDAAFMRLRVANLLKGKDYTVIEASNGQEAIQKYLEEKPDVVLLDITMPVMDGLTALKEIISLDPKAKIVMCSALGQESIVIEAIKNGARDFVVKPFQPDKILAAVGRFALQG
- a CDS encoding OmpA family protein; its protein translation is MAIKTLFGSKKRNEESPEWLLTYADMVTLLLTFFVLLYSYSRVDLKRFQQALASFRRTLAITSVEPVIVPQILDNTKAPPGISDEELYNKLRNLIQREGLAGKVTVSSEKRGIMIRLKEQVFFDLGKSELRPEALPVLQKIAAVLREIPDRDLRVEGHTDDLPINTILYPSNWELSAARAGAVVRYFINNCGLKPWRFEIVGCAEYRPEYPNTDPHWRQLNRRVEIVIKRRT
- a CDS encoding motility protein A (Homolog of MotA, appears to be involved in motility on surfaces and under different ionic conditions. With MotS (a MotB homolog) forms the ion channels that couple flagellar rotation to proton/sodium motive force across the membrane and forms the stator elements of the rotary flagellar machine.) gives rise to the protein MDPASIIGLISGVILILAAITMGGSVKIFLDLPSLLITMGGTFAGVLINYSISDILGLLSVVKNAFIVRLPKIQDVIEEMVRLSEVARKDGVLALESAELTIKDEFLAKGIELIVDGHDHDTIKQMLEIELASLESRHALGQRILRTMASLAPAFGMIGTLIGLIQMLRSLDSPDKIGPGMAVALLTSLYGSLWANLICNPLAGKLELRSEQEMFVKILMLEGLLAIWKEDSPRLIREKLYRFLSPKKRNEGSESIISQRPQKEGEAQPDISGEAAAI